One segment of Nocardioides sp. QY071 DNA contains the following:
- a CDS encoding NAD-dependent succinate-semialdehyde dehydrogenase → MTEYAVRNPATGELVETFPTATDADIAAAIDAASAAYGSWGRTSTVADRAALIRRVAELHRERSAELSAAMVEEMGKPLADAEGEVDFSAAIYEFYADNAERFLADEPIELGEGEGTAVVRKMPVGVLLGIMPWNFPVYQIARFAGPNLIIGNTILLKHAPQCPRSAALQEQIFKDAGFPEGAYVNIYATNEQVADIIADPRVQGVSLTGSERAGAAVAEIAGRNLKKVVLELGGSDPFIVLSSDDLDATVEAAVFARMDNAGQVCNGGKRFIVVDGLYDEFVAKFTEKLLAASGGSPLSSVTAAENLAKQVEVAVAGGAQLATAGERNGAFYPSGVLSGITTDNPAYRQELFGPVAMVFRAADEDEAVQIANDTPYGLGSYVFSTDAAQAQRVADQIEAGMVFVNGVGLDAAELPFGGIKRSGFGRELSRYGMEEFVNKKLIRTVG, encoded by the coding sequence ATGACCGAGTACGCCGTCCGCAACCCCGCGACCGGGGAGCTGGTCGAGACCTTCCCGACCGCCACCGACGCCGACATCGCCGCCGCGATCGACGCGGCCTCCGCGGCGTACGGCTCCTGGGGCCGGACCTCCACTGTCGCCGACCGGGCGGCGCTGATCCGCCGGGTCGCCGAGCTGCACCGCGAGCGCAGCGCCGAGCTGTCGGCCGCGATGGTCGAGGAGATGGGCAAGCCGCTCGCCGACGCGGAGGGCGAGGTCGACTTCTCCGCCGCGATCTACGAGTTCTACGCCGACAACGCCGAGCGCTTCCTCGCCGACGAGCCGATCGAGCTCGGCGAGGGCGAGGGCACCGCGGTCGTGCGCAAGATGCCGGTCGGTGTCCTGCTCGGGATCATGCCGTGGAACTTCCCCGTCTACCAGATCGCCCGCTTCGCCGGTCCGAACCTGATCATCGGCAACACGATCCTGCTCAAGCACGCGCCGCAGTGCCCGCGCTCGGCCGCGCTGCAGGAGCAGATCTTCAAGGACGCCGGCTTCCCCGAGGGCGCCTACGTCAACATCTATGCCACCAACGAGCAGGTCGCCGACATCATCGCCGACCCGCGTGTCCAGGGTGTCTCGCTCACCGGCTCCGAGCGTGCCGGTGCCGCCGTCGCCGAGATCGCCGGGCGCAACCTGAAGAAGGTCGTCCTCGAGCTCGGCGGCTCGGACCCGTTCATCGTGCTGTCCTCCGACGACCTCGACGCCACCGTCGAGGCCGCCGTCTTCGCCCGCATGGACAACGCCGGCCAGGTCTGCAACGGCGGCAAGCGGTTCATCGTGGTCGACGGCCTGTACGACGAGTTCGTCGCCAAGTTCACCGAGAAGCTGCTCGCGGCCTCCGGCGGCTCGCCGCTGTCCTCGGTCACCGCCGCGGAGAACCTCGCGAAGCAGGTCGAGGTGGCCGTCGCGGGTGGCGCGCAGCTGGCCACCGCCGGGGAGCGCAACGGCGCGTTCTACCCCAGCGGCGTGCTCTCGGGCATCACGACCGACAACCCGGCCTACCGCCAGGAGCTCTTCGGCCCGGTGGCGATGGTGTTCCGCGCCGCCGACGAGGACGAGGCGGTCCAGATCGCCAACGACACGCCGTACGGCCTGGGCTCCTACGTCTTCTCCACCGACGCCGCCCAGGCCCAGCGCGTGGCCGACCAGATCGAGGCCGGCATGGTGTTCGTCAACGGCGTCGGACTCGACGCGGCCGAGCTGCCGTTCGGCGGCATCAAGCGCTCCGGCTTCGGCCGTGAGCTGAGCCGCTACGGCATGGAGGAGTTCGTCAACAAGAAGCTGATCCGCACGGTCGGCTGA